Proteins encoded together in one Streptomyces sp. NA04227 window:
- a CDS encoding twin-arginine translocation signal domain-containing protein — protein MSSHDSHGPSRRTVLRGAAVAGAAAALTPLLGASPAQAATSGSYTIRFDNGRRQTIKGLGFEIQSDSIGSGNNGLPDLVSGVPYDLTDSERTRFVQQMLKAGRSDRGFRYCRLAMGLYYRGLDSERKHMRGRYPGQTAMLADMCDQAGVEGLSVEYWSPAPAWKSNNSYIGGRIKSTEPAFLDEFSDALVADLDYLTAGGLRISQWGLQNEPVFSAPYSSCQYNATEYLAAFKAVAPKIRAKYPNVMITADSMDGWGGDIGQAILADPLALDHVDAWTYHRIGYDSNYQIDNDFRRQAQGKPVFNNEFEYLSGAVTPWRTVNTAQSIMNWMTFQDSPTWYWLHALKPTTNSESLGYSLGLWRPPHDTDFSKFGHIKAGHWDWNPANWNSVAGFVKYMPWDSVRYHVEESAVLRDQRIMAWKTTGGKPVFAITNRSATESFTYTVDTQTAASFEGHRYSPTVNDQRLTAKSGPKLTLTVPPNSIEFWVRTP, from the coding sequence ATGTCTTCTCACGACTCGCACGGGCCGAGCCGCAGAACGGTACTGCGAGGCGCGGCCGTGGCGGGCGCCGCGGCCGCGCTGACCCCGCTGCTCGGTGCCTCGCCTGCCCAGGCGGCCACCTCGGGCAGCTACACCATCCGCTTCGACAACGGTCGCCGCCAGACCATCAAGGGCCTGGGCTTCGAGATCCAGTCCGACTCCATCGGCTCCGGCAACAACGGGCTCCCCGACCTCGTCAGCGGCGTTCCCTACGACCTCACGGACTCCGAGCGCACCCGCTTCGTCCAGCAGATGCTCAAGGCGGGCCGCTCCGACCGGGGCTTTCGCTACTGCCGCCTGGCGATGGGCCTGTACTACCGGGGACTCGACTCCGAGCGGAAGCACATGCGCGGCCGCTACCCCGGCCAGACCGCCATGCTCGCCGACATGTGCGACCAGGCGGGTGTGGAAGGCCTGTCCGTCGAGTACTGGTCCCCGGCTCCGGCGTGGAAGTCGAACAACTCCTACATCGGGGGCAGGATCAAGTCCACGGAACCCGCGTTCCTGGACGAGTTCAGTGACGCCCTGGTCGCCGACCTCGACTACCTCACCGCCGGCGGTCTCCGCATCTCCCAGTGGGGCCTGCAGAACGAGCCTGTCTTCTCGGCCCCGTACTCCTCCTGCCAGTACAACGCCACGGAATACCTGGCAGCCTTCAAGGCGGTCGCGCCGAAGATCCGTGCCAAGTACCCGAACGTCATGATCACGGCGGACAGCATGGACGGGTGGGGCGGCGACATCGGCCAGGCCATCCTCGCCGACCCGCTGGCCCTCGACCACGTCGACGCCTGGACCTACCACCGCATCGGCTACGACAGCAATTACCAGATCGACAACGACTTCCGACGCCAGGCGCAGGGCAAGCCGGTCTTCAACAACGAGTTCGAGTACCTCAGCGGTGCGGTCACTCCGTGGCGTACGGTCAACACCGCCCAGTCGATCATGAACTGGATGACCTTCCAGGACTCCCCGACCTGGTACTGGCTGCACGCGCTCAAGCCCACCACCAACTCCGAGTCCCTCGGCTACTCGCTGGGGCTGTGGCGCCCGCCGCACGACACCGACTTCTCCAAGTTCGGGCACATCAAGGCGGGCCACTGGGACTGGAACCCGGCGAACTGGAACTCGGTCGCGGGCTTCGTGAAGTACATGCCGTGGGACTCCGTCCGCTACCACGTGGAGGAGTCGGCCGTCCTGCGCGACCAGCGGATCATGGCCTGGAAGACCACCGGGGGCAAGCCCGTCTTCGCGATCACCAACCGCTCCGCGACGGAGTCCTTCACCTACACCGTCGACACCCAGACCGCCGCTTCCTTCGAGGGCCACCGCTACTCACCCACGGTCAACGACCAGCGGCTCACGGCGAAGTCCGGTCCGAAGCTGACGCTCACCGTTCCGCCCAACTCCATCGAGTTCTGGGTCCGCACCCCCTGA
- a CDS encoding zinc-ribbon domain-containing protein — protein MIIFGTKGYLHQLAILTLVCGFCHTPAAHVLRKQVTKFTLFFVPLFPVSTKYSTQCTFCGAAQKVTEPQAQQLQAAGAGPHPGQAPAYGAPQSPQQNPYQ, from the coding sequence ATGATCATTTTCGGCACCAAGGGGTACCTGCACCAGCTCGCGATACTGACGCTGGTGTGCGGGTTCTGCCACACCCCCGCCGCGCACGTACTGAGGAAGCAGGTCACGAAGTTCACGCTGTTCTTCGTGCCGCTGTTCCCGGTCTCCACCAAGTACTCGACCCAGTGCACGTTCTGCGGCGCGGCCCAGAAGGTGACCGAGCCGCAGGCGCAGCAGCTCCAGGCCGCGGGCGCCGGTCCGCACCCGGGCCAGGCTCCCGCCTACGGCGCGCCGCAGTCCCCGCAGCAAAACCCGTACCAGTAA
- a CDS encoding aldo/keto reductase: MKSRSIAGTTVGAIGLGAMPLSIEHRPDEARALATVHAALDAGVTLVDTADSYHWHADEVGHNELLIARALARYGGDTSHVLVATKGGRGRPGDGSWTVTATPDHLKRAAEASAKRLGAEALGLYQLHKPDPAVPWAESVGALRELLDAGTIRAAGISNVTTAQIREAHAILGDGLVSVQNRYSPAVRDSEAELRLSTELGLAFLPWSPLGGISRSSLDGPSGPSSVGTAFHRVAADRGVSPQQVALAWLLARSPAMIPVPGASRPASITDSARAADIELSARELTLLEDALPGETGCGA, from the coding sequence GTGAAGTCGCGCAGCATCGCAGGCACCACCGTCGGCGCCATCGGCCTGGGCGCCATGCCGCTGTCCATCGAGCACCGGCCGGACGAGGCGCGGGCCCTCGCCACCGTGCACGCCGCCCTCGACGCGGGCGTCACGCTCGTCGACACCGCCGACAGCTACCACTGGCACGCCGACGAGGTCGGCCACAACGAACTGCTCATCGCCCGCGCCCTTGCCCGCTACGGCGGCGACACCTCACACGTCCTGGTAGCCACCAAGGGCGGCCGGGGCCGTCCCGGCGACGGGAGTTGGACCGTCACGGCCACCCCGGACCATCTCAAGCGAGCCGCCGAGGCCTCGGCCAAGCGGCTGGGCGCCGAGGCACTCGGCCTCTACCAACTGCACAAGCCGGACCCCGCCGTGCCCTGGGCCGAATCCGTCGGCGCCCTGCGGGAGTTGCTCGACGCGGGCACGATCCGCGCCGCCGGGATCTCCAACGTCACCACCGCACAGATCCGCGAAGCACACGCGATCCTCGGCGACGGGCTCGTCTCCGTACAGAACCGGTACTCGCCCGCCGTACGCGACAGCGAGGCGGAGCTGCGGCTGAGCACGGAACTGGGGCTGGCCTTTCTGCCCTGGAGCCCGCTGGGCGGCATCTCGCGCAGCTCCCTCGACGGCCCTTCCGGCCCCAGCTCGGTCGGCACCGCCTTCCACCGCGTGGCCGCCGACCGTGGTGTAAGCCCCCAACAGGTGGCCCTGGCCTGGCTGCTCGCCCGTTCCCCGGCGATGATCCCGGTACCCGGGGCCAGCCGCCCGGCGTCCATCACCGACTCGGCGAGGGCCGCGGACATCGAGCTGAGCGCGCGAGAGCTGACACTGCTCGAGGACGCGCTGCCGGGCGAGACGGGCTGCGGGGCGTAA
- a CDS encoding sugar ABC transporter substrate-binding protein, producing the protein MSRSRRRILLTASLASVCALTASACSGGGSGTGSAGDGKGTVEFWSMPYWIGQDDKVKELVDEFNKSQDDVKVNLTQLEWKDGRDKIKQAVAAGKGPDVWLMNNGLELDYLKAGSLASLDQLGYTKADTDKFLDLAQVNEYEKKLYGAPLYFDVGVMLYRTDVLKKYGIDKPPATWDELKSSAATITDKSGGDVHGWQFKGMDDHVNAINSTWESFLCGAGGSLTSADYSKSTQKSAAGRTTMNYMKSFYDDKISPVGTSALNGFIDSKVAMFPFFQSVIANVEMGGAKTEGKWAVAPMPKGPKSGCSMVGGHSLVASSSGKELKAAGTFMKWLASPERSAQYMDFKGIFPYQPSKVGAEARATYDKKIKSDPNWTAIQEQLGRNTPDLVLQDRHGWATRWEAQKSSIVAGVNGQMSVDEALGALDDEVGKALSTGK; encoded by the coding sequence ATGTCACGATCCAGACGCCGCATACTGCTCACCGCGTCCCTCGCCTCCGTCTGTGCCCTCACCGCCTCGGCCTGTTCCGGCGGCGGCAGCGGCACCGGGTCGGCCGGTGACGGCAAGGGCACGGTCGAGTTCTGGTCCATGCCGTACTGGATCGGCCAGGACGACAAGGTCAAGGAGCTCGTCGACGAGTTCAACAAGTCCCAGGACGACGTGAAGGTCAACCTCACGCAGCTGGAGTGGAAGGACGGCCGCGACAAGATCAAGCAGGCGGTCGCCGCCGGCAAGGGCCCCGACGTCTGGCTGATGAACAACGGCCTGGAGCTGGACTACCTCAAGGCCGGGTCCCTCGCCTCCCTGGACCAGCTCGGCTACACCAAGGCCGACACCGACAAGTTCCTGGACCTGGCCCAGGTCAACGAGTACGAGAAGAAGCTCTACGGCGCCCCCCTCTACTTCGACGTCGGCGTGATGCTCTACCGCACCGACGTACTGAAGAAGTACGGCATCGACAAGCCGCCCGCGACCTGGGACGAGCTGAAGTCCTCCGCCGCCACGATCACCGACAAGTCCGGCGGCGACGTGCACGGCTGGCAGTTCAAGGGCATGGACGACCACGTCAACGCGATCAACTCGACCTGGGAGTCCTTCCTCTGCGGCGCCGGCGGCAGCCTGACCTCGGCCGACTACTCGAAGTCGACACAGAAGTCCGCGGCGGGCCGTACCACGATGAACTACATGAAGTCGTTCTACGACGACAAGATCTCACCGGTCGGCACCAGCGCGCTCAACGGCTTCATCGACAGCAAGGTCGCGATGTTCCCGTTCTTCCAGTCCGTCATCGCCAACGTCGAGATGGGCGGCGCCAAGACCGAGGGCAAGTGGGCCGTCGCCCCGATGCCCAAGGGCCCGAAGAGCGGCTGCTCCATGGTCGGCGGGCACAGCCTGGTCGCGAGCTCCAGTGGCAAGGAACTCAAGGCGGCCGGAACCTTCATGAAGTGGCTGGCCTCGCCCGAGCGCAGCGCCCAGTACATGGACTTCAAGGGGATCTTCCCGTACCAGCCGTCGAAGGTCGGGGCCGAGGCCCGGGCCACCTACGACAAGAAGATCAAGTCCGACCCGAACTGGACCGCGATCCAGGAGCAGCTCGGCCGCAACACCCCCGACCTCGTCCTCCAGGACCGGCACGGCTGGGCGACCCGCTGGGAGGCCCAGAAGTCCTCGATCGTGGCCGGGGTCAACGGCCAGATGTCCGTGGACGAAGCCCTCGGCGCGCTCGACGACGAGGTCGGCAAGGCCCTGAGCACCGGGAAGTAG
- a CDS encoding carbohydrate ABC transporter permease: MKRSARSLPRVLWLVLISVFAGLPVLWMVLTSLQPMEELLGTDASLIPSSVSLNAYEEVLSRFPFWQWFFNSVLVAGAVVAGNLVFDTLAAYGLSRIKFRGRQVVLTLILATLMIPTQVILVPLYLVMRDLGWIDTYWALIIPFLASPTGIFLLRQHFVTLPIQLDEAAAIDGAGRIRTLLTVLLPNSWAALGTVAVLKFMWTWGEFAWPSLVTNDELLRTLPVGLARFQNQFNPRWDLLMAGSVMAAIPVVLCFVLLQRFFVRGLTNGAVKE; this comes from the coding sequence ATGAAGCGCTCGGCAAGGTCCCTCCCCCGGGTTCTCTGGCTCGTCCTGATCAGCGTCTTCGCGGGCCTGCCCGTCCTGTGGATGGTGCTGACCTCACTGCAGCCCATGGAGGAACTCCTCGGCACCGACGCGAGTCTGATCCCGAGCTCGGTCTCCCTGAACGCCTACGAAGAAGTGCTCTCCCGCTTCCCGTTCTGGCAGTGGTTCTTCAACTCGGTGCTCGTCGCCGGGGCGGTGGTGGCGGGCAATCTCGTCTTCGACACCCTGGCCGCGTACGGGCTCAGCCGCATCAAGTTCCGGGGCCGCCAGGTCGTCCTCACCCTGATCCTGGCCACGTTGATGATCCCCACCCAGGTCATCCTCGTGCCGCTCTACCTGGTGATGCGCGACCTCGGCTGGATCGACACCTACTGGGCCCTGATCATCCCCTTCCTCGCCAGCCCGACCGGCATCTTCCTGCTGCGCCAGCACTTCGTCACGCTGCCGATCCAGCTGGACGAGGCCGCCGCCATCGACGGCGCGGGACGGATCCGCACTCTGCTCACCGTGCTGCTGCCCAACTCCTGGGCCGCGCTCGGCACGGTGGCGGTACTGAAGTTCATGTGGACCTGGGGCGAGTTCGCCTGGCCGAGCCTGGTCACCAACGACGAGCTGCTGCGGACGCTCCCGGTCGGCCTCGCCCGTTTCCAGAACCAGTTCAACCCCCGCTGGGACCTGCTGATGGCGGGTTCCGTCATGGCGGCCATCCCGGTCGTCCTGTGCTTCGTCCTGCTCCAGCGGTTCTTCGTCCGCGGGCTGACCAACGGAGCGGTCAAGGAGTAG
- a CDS encoding GntR family transcriptional regulator, translated as MPDTETGPRPPRPRPGEGRAAADPPSTPQPPLRKAWAAELPVVRSKADLVYETLRNAVARGELRPGDHLAMDELARDLGVSRIPVREAVSRLEFEGLLVSGVRSGITVAEVDHHEIRGVFLAREAIEGLVGRLAAVRADASLVADLDDTHQAMHAALDTGDAVALAELNAAFHTALARATGYRILAELTEQLLLTVRRYRVTSPVADMNWQAVLDEHQAVLEALRQGDPQATAAAVRAHTASQAEHEAEQETGQETGQGTGQEAEQRARAEPEGEQAPRDR; from the coding sequence ATGCCCGACACCGAAACCGGCCCGCGGCCGCCCCGCCCCCGGCCGGGCGAGGGGCGCGCCGCCGCCGATCCGCCGAGCACACCGCAACCCCCGCTCCGCAAGGCCTGGGCCGCGGAACTGCCCGTCGTACGCAGCAAGGCCGACCTGGTCTACGAGACCCTGCGGAACGCCGTGGCCCGCGGCGAACTGCGGCCCGGCGACCACCTCGCCATGGACGAACTCGCCCGCGATCTCGGGGTGAGCAGGATTCCCGTACGCGAAGCGGTCTCCCGACTCGAATTCGAGGGGCTGTTGGTCTCCGGCGTTCGCTCGGGGATCACCGTCGCGGAGGTGGACCACCACGAGATCCGCGGCGTCTTCCTCGCTCGCGAAGCCATCGAGGGCCTGGTCGGCCGCCTCGCCGCGGTACGGGCCGACGCCTCGCTGGTGGCCGATCTCGACGACACACACCAGGCGATGCACGCCGCTCTGGACACCGGAGACGCCGTCGCCCTGGCCGAACTCAACGCCGCCTTCCACACCGCACTGGCGCGCGCCACCGGCTACCGCATCCTTGCCGAGCTCACCGAGCAACTCCTGCTCACCGTCCGGCGCTACCGGGTCACCTCACCCGTGGCGGACATGAACTGGCAGGCCGTACTGGACGAGCACCAAGCCGTTCTGGAGGCCCTGCGCCAGGGTGATCCCCAGGCCACCGCGGCCGCGGTCCGCGCCCACACCGCATCTCAAGCGGAACACGAGGCGGAACAGGAGACGGGACAGGAGACAGGGCAGGGGACGGGACAAGAGGCGGAGCAGCGGGCGCGGGCGGAACCCGAGGGCGAGCAGGCCCCGCGCGACCGGTGA
- a CDS encoding NAD-dependent epimerase/dehydratase family protein has product MQRICVIGGSRYFGKLLVRRLSAAGHRVTVLNRGSTRPPSGVEHLVADRDDEAALTAALGSRAFDVVVDQVCYTPVQAAVAARVFAGRTRRYVMTSTIEVYDPATAALPYVPPGVPVPEETVDPAGWQVAMDLPWRDAAYLEAHYAEGKRQAEAVLTRTGGFAYASVRSAHVLGGGTREFTGRLAHYTERVARGEEITVHAKALPTVFIHYEELADLLRWAATSDFTGPLNACSDGPLDVRELAAIVAAQAGREPALRTVAAGEAASPFSFDRHYAMSNARARALGFAFSRTTDWLPGAVAEALNTPPSPTT; this is encoded by the coding sequence ATGCAACGGATCTGCGTCATCGGCGGCAGCCGGTACTTCGGAAAGCTCCTGGTGCGGAGGCTGAGCGCGGCGGGCCACCGGGTCACGGTGCTCAACCGCGGCTCCACCAGGCCGCCTTCGGGTGTGGAGCACCTCGTCGCCGACCGCGACGACGAGGCCGCCCTGACGGCCGCGCTCGGCTCGCGCGCCTTCGACGTGGTGGTGGATCAGGTCTGCTACACGCCCGTACAGGCCGCCGTCGCCGCCCGCGTCTTCGCCGGGCGCACCCGGCGCTACGTCATGACGTCCACGATCGAGGTCTACGACCCGGCGACCGCCGCACTGCCGTACGTCCCGCCGGGCGTGCCGGTACCGGAGGAGACCGTGGACCCGGCCGGCTGGCAGGTGGCCATGGACCTTCCCTGGCGCGACGCGGCCTACCTGGAGGCCCACTACGCCGAGGGCAAGCGTCAGGCCGAGGCCGTCCTCACCCGCACGGGCGGCTTCGCATACGCCTCGGTGCGCAGCGCACACGTACTCGGCGGCGGCACAAGGGAGTTCACCGGACGGCTCGCGCACTACACCGAGCGTGTCGCCCGGGGCGAGGAGATCACCGTGCACGCGAAGGCGCTGCCCACGGTGTTCATCCACTACGAAGAGCTGGCCGACCTGCTGCGGTGGGCGGCCACCAGCGACTTCACGGGTCCGCTCAACGCCTGCTCGGACGGGCCGCTCGACGTGCGCGAACTCGCCGCGATCGTCGCCGCGCAGGCCGGACGGGAGCCCGCCCTGCGGACCGTCGCGGCGGGCGAGGCGGCCTCGCCGTTCTCCTTCGACCGCCACTACGCGATGAGCAACGCCCGCGCCAGAGCACTGGGCTTCGCCTTCTCCCGTACCACCGACTGGCTGCCCGGCGCCGTCGCCGAAGCCCTCAACACCCCACCGTCACCGACCACTTGA
- a CDS encoding carbohydrate ABC transporter permease → MQTTTELPAKLSSARAGGSLRRLRGPGRPRRRRPTGALAGWLSVAPALLVILGFTFYPMVQAMLLSTDRWNMLGPKEFVGTENYETILAAGTFRESLFNTLVFTLITLAGTYALALATAMAANREMASARLVRTLTVLPAVIPMVVAGLIWKWLYEPDHGLVNSLIGLVGVDGARWLFDNDLALPAVALVSIWKDFGIYALILLGGLQRIPAELYEAATIDRAGPWQQFRSVTLPMLRPASAAVFLLLLFNSFKVFDQVWVMTEGGPGTATLTVVTFIYTRLLTDVGVASAASVVLFVILLTITMIRLRLTSRRDS, encoded by the coding sequence ATGCAGACCACGACCGAGCTTCCCGCGAAGCTCTCCTCGGCCCGCGCGGGCGGCTCTCTCCGCCGCCTGCGCGGCCCCGGGCGCCCACGGCGCCGCCGCCCCACCGGGGCACTCGCCGGGTGGCTGTCCGTCGCCCCCGCACTGCTCGTGATCCTGGGGTTCACCTTCTACCCCATGGTCCAGGCGATGCTGCTCAGCACCGACCGCTGGAACATGCTGGGCCCCAAGGAGTTCGTCGGCACGGAGAACTACGAGACGATCCTCGCGGCCGGCACCTTCCGCGAAAGCCTGTTCAACACCCTGGTGTTCACGCTCATCACGCTCGCCGGGACCTACGCCCTGGCACTGGCCACCGCCATGGCGGCCAACCGAGAGATGGCCTCGGCCCGTCTCGTGCGCACCCTCACCGTGCTGCCCGCCGTCATCCCCATGGTGGTCGCCGGTTTGATCTGGAAGTGGCTCTACGAGCCGGACCACGGACTGGTGAACAGTCTCATCGGCCTTGTCGGCGTCGACGGGGCACGCTGGCTCTTCGACAACGACCTCGCCCTGCCCGCCGTCGCCCTGGTCAGCATCTGGAAGGACTTCGGCATCTACGCGCTGATCCTGCTCGGCGGACTCCAGCGCATCCCCGCCGAGCTGTACGAGGCGGCCACCATCGACCGGGCCGGGCCCTGGCAGCAGTTCCGCTCCGTCACCCTGCCGATGCTGCGTCCCGCCAGCGCCGCCGTCTTCCTGCTGCTCCTGTTCAACTCCTTCAAGGTGTTCGACCAGGTCTGGGTGATGACCGAGGGCGGCCCCGGCACGGCGACCCTCACCGTCGTCACGTTCATCTACACCCGGCTCCTCACCGATGTCGGTGTGGCGTCCGCGGCCTCGGTCGTGCTCTTCGTGATCCTCCTGACCATCACGATGATCCGGCTGCGCCTGACCTCCCGGAGGGACTCATGA
- a CDS encoding VOC family protein — translation MSQEQSHEQSQGQQSPHAPEPSAATTTAVQLNHTVVYATDRQRSAQFLAGILGLTVGAPFGPFLPLDLGNGVTLDYYEKRDEPIQSQHYAFLVPEDRFAAMVAELEGAGVTYYADPSHTEPGRTNDLFGGRGAYFDDPDGHNMEIMTRPYVRP, via the coding sequence ATGTCGCAAGAACAGTCGCATGAACAGTCGCAAGGACAGCAGTCCCCGCACGCCCCCGAGCCGTCGGCCGCCACGACCACCGCGGTCCAGCTCAACCACACCGTCGTCTACGCCACCGACCGGCAGCGGTCCGCGCAGTTCCTCGCCGGAATCCTGGGCCTGACGGTCGGCGCCCCCTTCGGGCCGTTCCTGCCTCTCGACCTGGGCAACGGCGTGACCCTCGACTACTACGAGAAGCGCGACGAGCCGATCCAGTCCCAGCACTACGCGTTCCTGGTGCCGGAGGACCGATTCGCCGCCATGGTCGCCGAGTTGGAGGGGGCAGGTGTCACCTACTACGCCGACCCGAGTCACACCGAGCCGGGCCGTACCAACGATCTCTTCGGTGGTCGTGGCGCGTACTTCGACGACCCGGACGGGCACAACATGGAGATCATGACTCGGCCCTACGTCCGGCCGTAA
- a CDS encoding LuxR family transcriptional regulator, producing MINARLEEALRVLGVGPQAGRVYLALMELAPAPLDAIGAATGLEGPELAAAYGELVALGLAGAAIDGQEVVAPLPPAAGLEILGRHRAADIDESRITVGTAFESFRRQRLAAYNDNLVEVVTGDAIGPRMSRAWESARERIRQLDSPPYFPIPGATDHALATLARGVRHHVVYSRESMEQPGYLEQVVEPCVAAGEQARFLASVPVKLVIIDDALAMVSLSIKEAEVHTTMLIVQPCGLFSALVALFEQTWQNALPFHGGTARPGNLLPAERRLLSLLAGGVRDDVIARELGVSRRTLFRRVEVLMARLGATSRFQMGLQARHRGWL from the coding sequence ATGATCAACGCGAGGCTCGAGGAGGCCCTTCGGGTTCTGGGGGTCGGGCCCCAGGCGGGGCGGGTCTATCTGGCGCTGATGGAACTGGCCCCCGCGCCGCTCGACGCCATCGGCGCGGCCACCGGTCTGGAGGGTCCCGAACTCGCAGCCGCCTACGGTGAGTTGGTCGCTCTGGGGCTGGCAGGCGCCGCGATCGACGGGCAGGAGGTGGTGGCGCCGCTCCCGCCCGCCGCGGGGCTGGAGATCCTCGGCAGGCACCGGGCCGCCGACATCGACGAGTCGCGCATCACCGTCGGCACCGCCTTCGAGTCGTTCCGGCGGCAGCGGCTGGCCGCGTACAACGACAATCTCGTCGAGGTCGTCACGGGGGACGCCATCGGGCCCCGGATGAGCCGTGCCTGGGAGAGCGCCCGGGAGCGGATCCGCCAGCTCGACTCCCCGCCGTACTTCCCGATACCCGGCGCCACCGACCACGCGCTGGCCACCCTCGCCCGTGGCGTGAGGCACCACGTCGTCTACTCACGGGAGTCGATGGAGCAGCCCGGCTATCTGGAGCAGGTCGTCGAACCCTGCGTCGCGGCCGGCGAACAGGCCCGGTTCCTGGCCTCGGTGCCGGTCAAGCTGGTGATCATCGACGACGCGCTCGCGATGGTGTCGTTGTCGATCAAGGAGGCCGAGGTGCACACCACGATGCTGATCGTGCAGCCGTGCGGGCTCTTCTCCGCCCTGGTCGCGCTGTTCGAGCAGACCTGGCAGAACGCCCTGCCCTTCCACGGCGGCACCGCCCGGCCCGGCAATCTGCTGCCCGCCGAGCGGCGGCTGCTGAGTCTCCTCGCCGGTGGAGTGCGCGACGACGTGATCGCCCGGGAACTCGGCGTGAGCCGCCGCACGCTGTTCCGGCGGGTGGAGGTCCTGATGGCCCGGCTCGGCGCCACCAGCCGCTTCCAGATGGGGCTGCAGGCCCGGCATCGCGGATGGCTGTGA
- a CDS encoding YwqG family protein codes for MTQHNADALHTLAHESLPEEIAERWTGLFRTSLRLAKAEGDEGRVVGRLGGLPELPEGVKWPVWESEGPLSFVAAVDCAALPSGALDIPLPPDGTLSFFYFDGQLDEGLNPVDPADPDTWAGAQVLYTPAGVPVTLREAPEVLQPYAEIPLTASPEATAPDLEHPLVQREFGPLPDTHPLRDEEFEEAMWDLAEGAEHRIGGHADPVQGPVEPEVAHGVLGNPPWDDPRIEEEALNWVLLAQFDSDDDTDMMWGDGGALYWLIRREDLAERRFDRARFTWQCG; via the coding sequence ATGACACAGCACAACGCCGACGCCCTGCACACCCTGGCACACGAGAGTCTCCCCGAGGAGATAGCCGAGCGCTGGACAGGGCTGTTCCGGACGAGTCTGCGCTTGGCCAAGGCCGAAGGCGACGAGGGCAGGGTGGTCGGGCGGCTCGGCGGTCTTCCGGAACTGCCCGAGGGTGTGAAGTGGCCGGTGTGGGAGAGCGAGGGTCCGCTCTCCTTCGTCGCGGCCGTCGACTGCGCCGCGCTGCCGTCCGGCGCCCTGGACATACCCCTGCCCCCGGACGGAACGCTCTCGTTCTTCTACTTCGACGGGCAGTTGGACGAGGGGCTGAACCCGGTCGACCCGGCCGATCCGGACACCTGGGCGGGAGCGCAGGTCCTGTACACCCCGGCGGGCGTTCCGGTCACGCTGCGGGAGGCGCCCGAAGTGCTCCAGCCGTACGCCGAGATACCGCTGACCGCGTCCCCTGAGGCCACCGCACCCGACCTGGAACACCCCTTGGTCCAGCGGGAGTTCGGGCCGCTGCCGGACACTCACCCCTTGCGGGACGAGGAGTTCGAGGAGGCGATGTGGGATCTCGCCGAAGGCGCGGAGCACCGTATCGGCGGGCATGCCGATCCCGTCCAGGGCCCCGTGGAGCCGGAGGTCGCGCACGGTGTGCTGGGCAACCCGCCCTGGGACGACCCTCGTATCGAGGAGGAGGCCCTGAACTGGGTGCTGCTCGCCCAGTTCGACTCGGACGACGACACCGACATGATGTGGGGCGACGGCGGCGCCCTGTACTGGCTGATACGCCGCGAGGACCTCGCCGAACGTCGCTTCGACCGGGCCCGGTTCACCTGGCAGTGCGGTTGA